In Tripterygium wilfordii isolate XIE 37 chromosome 23, ASM1340144v1, whole genome shotgun sequence, one genomic interval encodes:
- the LOC119993391 gene encoding transcription repressor MYB5-like, with protein MRNPSSSSSARETKEKTAGTTTTTTKTPCCAKIGMKRGPWTPEEDELLSNYINREGEGRWRTLPKRAGLLRCGKSCRLRWMNYLRPCVKRGQIAPDEEDLILRLHRLLGNRWSLIAGRIPGRTDNEIKNYWNTHLSKKLISQGIDPRTHKPLNPDHHHHLKASSSSKPNSIPCCSNPNPDNNIIIVNKDFQNGNLQSVSLDHHLQYQLPGTSAVNNGYSASFFNNKSNEEEDDDMLNCCNDDVFSSFLNSLINEEAFTAQQQQQMVDPNSDPLVSFFGFGTSWESPLVSSTFNKNESKRVDDHVN; from the exons ATGAGGAatccatcttcatcatcatcagcacGGGAAACGAAGGAAAAAACGGcaggaacaacaacaacaactactAAGACACCATGCTGTGCAAAGATAGGGATGAAGAGGGGACCATGGACGCCGGAGGAGGACGAGCTTCTGTCCAACTACATAAATCGAGAAGGCGAAGGCAGGTGGCGGACGCTCCCGAAAAGAGCGGGTCTGCTCCGCTGCGGCAAGAGCTGTCGCCTTCGGTGGATGAACTACCTTCGCCCTTGTGTTAAGCGAGGCCAGATCGCCCCCGATGAGGAAGATCTCATTCTCCGCCTCCACCGACTCCTCGGAAACAG gtGGTCACTAATAGCTGGGAGGATTCCGGGTCGGACAGATAATGAGATAAAGAATTACTGGAACACGCACCTGAGCAAGAAGTTGATAAGTCAAGGAATTGATCCAAGAACACACAAGCCATTAAATCCTGATCATCACCACCACCTcaaagcttcttcttcttcgaaaCCGAATTCCATTCCCTGTTGTTCTAACCCTAATCCAGACAATAACATTATTATTGTCAATAAGGATTTTCAAAATGGGAATCTCCAAAGTGTTTCACTTGATCATCACCTGCAGTATCAATTACCAGGAACTTCAGCAGTGAATAACGGCTACTCGGCCAGTTTTTTCAACAACAAaagcaatgaagaagaagatgatgatatgCTCAATTGTTGCAATGATGATGTGTTCTCTTCATTCCTCAATTCACTCATCAATGAGGAAGCTTTCACtgctcaacaacaacaacaaatggtGGATCCTAATTCTGATCCGTTGGTTTCGTTTTTCGGGTTTGGAACAAGCTGGGAATCTCCTCTGGTGTCATCTACTTTTAACAAAAATGAGTCCAAGAGGGTTGATGACCATGTCAACTAG
- the LOC119993393 gene encoding peptidyl-tRNA hydrolase, mitochondrial: protein MLNRISRRCLCTAVSRPWLFVGLGNPGDKFKGTRHNVGFEMIDAFAQSQGIPMDSVHCKAIFGQGFVGDAPVLLAKPQTYMNLSGESIGPLAAYYKLPLNRVIVFHDDMDLPCGVLRLQDKVRRGRHNGLGSVVSHFRGNRVFATLRIGIGMPPGQMDPKAFLLQKFNATARERIDAALPEGIDALKLLLSKGLTESARCFNKEQKYKHIKLQTLPA from the exons ATGCTTAACAGAATTTCTAGGCGCTGCCTCTGCACTGCTGTCTCACGGCCGTGGCTCTTTGTGGGCTTGGGAAATCCTGGTGACAAATTTAAAGGAACTAGACACAAT GTGGGCTTTGAGATGATTGATGCATTTGCTCAGTCACAAGGGATACCTATGGACAGTGTCCACTGCAAGGCAATATTTGGACAAG GTTTTGTTGGGGATGCCCCTGTTCTCCTTGCAAAGCCTCAAACATATATGAATTTGAGTGGTGAATCT ATTGGACCACTAGCAGCTTATTATAAGTTGCCTCTTAATCGTGTAATCGTG TTTCATGATGACATGGACTTGCCGTGTGGAGTTCTTCGCCTTCAAGATAAAGTACGTCGTGGAAGGCATAATGG GCTGGGGAGTGTTGTCTCTCATTTTCGAGGGAACAGGGTGTTTGCAACCCTAAGAATCG GAATTGGGATGCCCCCTGGTCAAATGGATCCCAAAGCATTCTTGCTGCAGAAGTTCAACGCAACGGCACGAGAGAGA ATTGATGCTGCTTTACCTGAAGGAATTGATGCATTGAAGCTCCTTCTATCAAAAGGCCTGACAGAGAGTGCGAGATGCTTCAATAAGGAGCAAAAATACAAGCACATAAAATTGCAAACCTTGCCAGCTTGA
- the LOC119993387 gene encoding importin-5 — protein sequence MDAGSTQQLQQAQLAAILGPDSAPFETLISHLMSSSNEQRSQAELLFNLCKQTDPDSLSLKLAHILQFSAHVEGRAMSAVLLRKLLTRDDSYLWPRLSPTTQSSLKSLLLSGLQHENSKSITKKLCDTISELASGIVPENGWPELLPFMFQCVQSDSPKLQESAFLIFAQLSQYIGETLIPHIKHLHAVFLNVLGSSPNPEVKIAALNAVINFIQCLSSSGDRDRFQDLLPAMMTTLTEALNNGNEATAQEALELLIELAGTEPRFLRRQLGDVVGSMLQVAEAESLEEGTRHLAVEFVITLAEARERAPGMMRKLPQFISRLFAILMKMLLDIENDPAWHTAETEDEDAGETSNYSVGQECLDRLAISLGGNTIVPVASEQLPAYLAAPEWQKHHAALIALAQIAEGCSKVMVKNLEQVVSMVLNSFHDPHPRVRWAAINAIGQLSTDLGPDLQNQYHQGVLPALASAMDDFQNPRVQAHAASAVLNFSENCTPEILTPYLDGIVSKLLVLLQNGKQMVQEGALTALASVADSSQEHFQKYYDAVMPYLKAILVNATDKANRMLRAKSMECISLVGMAVGKDKFRDDAKQVMEVLMSLQGSQMETDDPTTSYMLQAWARLCKCLGQDFLPYMSVVMPSLLQSAQLKPDVIITSADSDNDIEDTDDESMETITLGDKRIGIKTSVLEEKATACNMLCCYADELKEGFFPWIDQVAPTLVPLLKFYFHEEVRKAAVSAMPELLKSAKLAVEKGLSQGRDESYIKQLSDYIIPALVEALHKEPDTEICASMLDALNECLQISGPLLDEGQVSSIVEEIKLVITASSSRKRERADRAKAEDFDAEESELIREENEQEEEVFDQVGEILGTLIKTFKAAFLPFFDDLSTYLTPMWGKDKTAEERRIAICIFDDVAEQCRETALRYYDTYLPFLLEACNDENSDVRQAAVYGLGVCAEFGGSVFKPLVGEALSRLNVVIRHPSAIQPENVMAYDNAVSALGKICRFHRDSIDAAQVVPAWLNCLPIKGDLVEAKVVHEQLCLMVERSDRELLGPNNQCLPKIVSVFAEVLCGKDLATEQTASRMVSLLRQLQQTLPPATLASTWSSLQPQQQLALQSILS from the exons ATGGACGCCGGGTCGACTCAGCAACTCCAACAAGCGCAACTCGCCGCCATCTTGGGGCCGGACTCTGCCCCCTTTGAGACGTTGATATCGCACTTGATGTCCTCATCGAATGAGCAGCGATCCCAGGCTGAGCTTCTTTTCAACCTCTGCAAACAGACCGATCCTGACTCCCTTTCGCTCAAACTCGCTCACATCCTCCAGTTCTCAGCTCATGTCGAAGGCCGTGCTATGTCGGCTGTTCTCCTCCGTAAATTGCTCACCCGCGACGACTCTTACCTCTGGCCGCGGCTATCCCCTACCACTCAATCCTCGTTGAAATCATTATTACTATCGGGTCTTCAGCATGAGAATTCCAAATCGATAACTAAGAAGCTATGCGATACTATCTCGGAGCTTGCTTCGGGGATTGTTCCGGAGAACGGTTGGCCGGAATTGCTCCCGTTTATGTTCCAGTGCGTGCAGTCGGACTCTCCTAAATTGCAGGAATCGGCGTTTTTGATCTTTGCTCAGCTGTCACAATACATAGGAGAAACGTTGATTCCTCATATCAAGCATCTGCACGCTGTGTTCTTGAACGTCTTGGGGAGTTCGCCCAATCCTGAAGTGAAGATCGCAGCCTTGAACGCGGTGATCAATTTTATCCAGTGCTTGTCGAGCTCGGGTGATCGGGACAGGTTTCAGGACCTGTTGCCGGCCATGATGACGACTTTGACCGAGGCTTTGAATAATGGTAATGAAGCTACAGCACAGGAGGCGTTGGAATTATTGATTGAATTGGCAGGGACAGAGCCACGATTCTTACGAAGACAACTTGGGGACGTGGTAGGATCCATGCTTCAGGTAGCAGAGGCAGAGAGTTTAGAGGAAGGGACGAGACATTTGGCTGTCGAGTTTGTTATCACGCTTGCTGAGGCCCGGGAGCGAGCACCTGGGATGATGAGGAAGCTCCCGCAGTTCATAAGCAGACTCTTCGCAATTCTGATGAAGATGCTTTTAGATATAGAGAACGATCCTGCCTGGCACACTGCGGAGACGGAAGATGAGGATGCTGGAGAGACCAGTAACTATAGTGTAGGGCAGGAGTGTTTGGATAGGTTGGCCATCTCATTGGGTGGCAACACTATTGTTCCGGTGGCTTCGGAGCAGCTACCAGCATATCTCGCCGCTCCAGAGTGGCAGAAGCACCATGCTGCCTTAATAGCTCTTGCCCAAATTGCCGAGGGTTGCTCCAAG GTAATGGTAAAAAATTTGGAGCAAGTAGTGTCAATGGTTCTAAATTCCTTTCATGATCCACACCCTCGTGTGAGGTGGGCTGCTATTAATGCGATTGGGCAGCTGTCAACAGATTTGGGCCCAGATTTGCAAAATCAGTATCATCAAGGGGTGCTGCCTGCACTAGCTTCTGCAATGGATGATTTCCAGAATCCTCGGGTTCAG GCACATGCTGCTTCAGCGGTTCTCAACTTCAGTGAAAACTGCACTCCAGAAATTTTGACACCATACTTAGATGGAATAGTAAGCAAGTTGCTTGTGTTGTTACAG AACGGGAAACAAATGGTGCAAGAGGGGGCATTGACTGCTTTAGCGTCTGTTGCTGATTCATCTCAG GAACACTTCCAAAAATATTATGATGCAGTTATGCCATACCTGAAAGCTATCTTGGTTAATGCAACTGACAAGGCGAACCGCATGCTCCGTGCAAAATCCATGGAGTGCATTAGCCTGGTTGGAATGGCTGTCGGAAAGGATAAGTTCCGGGATGATGCTAAGCAG GTTATGGAAGTACTTATGTCGTTGCAAGGATCTCAAATGGAGACAGATGATCCAACAACTAGTTACATGCTGCAA GCATGGGCTAGGCTTTGCAAGTGCCTGGGACAAGATTTCCTCCCATATATGAGTGTCGTCATGCCATCCTTGCTTCAATCTGCCCAACTTAAGCCTGATGTGATCATTACATCTGCAGATTCAGATAATGATATTGAAGACACAGATGATGAGAG CATGGAAACCATTACTCTTGGCGACAAAAGAATTGGAATCAAGACTAGCGTCCTAGAAGAAAAAGCCACTGCTTGTAACATGCTATGTTGCTATGCTGATGAATTGAAGGAAGGATTCTTTCCCTGGATTGATCAG gtTGCTCCAACTTTAGTTCCTCTTCTTAAATTTTATTTCCATGAGGAAGTTAGGAAAGCAGCTGTTTCTG cTATGCCAGAGCTACTGAAATCTGCAAAATTAGCTGTAGAGAAAGGGTTGTCCCAGGGGCGTGATGAGTCCTATATAAAGCAGTTGTCTGACTATATTATTCCAGCTCTGGTTGAAGCATTACACAAG GAACCGGATACGGAAATCTGTGCAAGTATGTTGGATGCATTGAATGAATGCTTACAG atTTCTGGACCTCTGTTGGATGAAGGCCAGGTAAGCTCCATAGTTGAAGAGATAAAACTAGTAATAACAGCTAGCTCCAGTAGAAAACGAGAGCGTGCGGATAGGGCGAAAGCTGAAGACTTTGATGCTGAAGAGAGTGAGCTGATTAGAGAAGAAAATGAGCAGGAGGAAGAAGTTTTTGACCAA GTGGGTGAAATCTTGGGAACACTGATCAAAACATTTAAAGCCGCTTTCTTGCCTTTCTTCGATGATCTATCTACATATCTAACACCTATGTGG GGCAAGGATAAGACAGCTGAAGAGAGGAGGATTGCAATATGCATCTTCGATGATGTGGCAGAGCAGTGTCGTGAGACAGCCCTTAG ATATTACGATACATATCTCCCTTTCCTGTTGGAGGCTTGTAATGATGAGAATTCAGATGTTAGACAG GCGGCTGTATATGGACTTGGTGTTTGTGCAGAGTTTGGCGGATCTGTTTTTAAACCTCTTGTTGGAG AGGCCCTCTCAAGGCTGAATGTTGTGATACGGCATCCTAGCGCTATCCAACCTGAAAATGTGATGGCATACGATAATGCTGTATCTGCTTTGGGAAAAATATGTCGGTTTCATCGAGACAGTATAGATGCTGCTCAG GTTGTTCCTGCATGGTTAAACTGCTTGCCAATAAAAGGAGATTTGGTCGAGGCGAAAGTTGTCCATGAGCAGCTTTGTTTGATGGTGGAGAG GTCTGATCGAGAACTCTTGGGCCCCAACAATCAATGTCTTCCTAAAATTGTTTCAGTATTTGCTGAG gttttgtgtggtaaagatCTAGCAACAGAGCAAACTGCTAGTCGTATGGTTAGTCTGCTGAGGCAACTTCAGCAGACTTTACCTCCAGCCACCTTGGCTTCAACGTGGTCATCCTTGCAGCCCCAGCAACAACTTGCATTGCAGTCCATTCTCTCATAG